In Bacteroidales bacterium, the sequence GGGCCAAGGTGCATCTTCCAATTTCGAAGCTAATTCTATTGTCCAATACATATCTTAACTATTTAATTATTAATCGAATACTTATTTTTTGGATTGCGAAGATAAAAAAAATATTACTAATCGACAATAGGAGTCCAGTTTTTTGGCATAATGTTCAATTCTTTTGCGATTTTTCGGGATAGAACGAAAAAATAATCCGATAATCTGTTAATATATTCATTTACAGGATCAGGGACTGAATATTCAGATTCTAGTGCTACAATAACGCGTTCGGTACGGCGACATACTGTACGCACAATATGGCATTGAGATATAACAGGATGTCCTCCCGGAAGGATGAAACTATGAAGTGGTTCTAAAGCTGCCTCCATTTCATCAATTTTTTTCTCTATCAGGACAACATTTTCAGGCTTCAGTTCCGGAATTTTTTTTATGATGTCACCTTCTGCAGCTAAAATAGAAGATATAGTCATTAGCCGTTCCAGTATCCATGATAAAAACTCCTGGTCATTTTTATTATTCAGCAGATCCATCAACAACGCAACATGGGCCATCAATTCATCAACCGTTCCGTAAGCTTCTATTCTCGGATGATCCTTTTTTACTCTTTTACCCCCGATCAATGCGGTTTTTCCCTTATCTCCGGTTTTTGTATATACTTTCATGAACTTATGAGATATTTAATTCAATAACATACAATGAAGTATTTTGGTTCGATAATAGGCTTGCTGATTTAATCGTCTTCAGGTACCACCGGATTAAGCGTAACCAGCACTTTATCTATACGTTGGCCGTCCATATCTGCAATTTCAAAGGTAAACGCCTTCCATTCCAATTTTTCACCAAGTTTAGGGATGTGTTCCAACTCATTGAGGATAAATCCGGCAAGGGTATCAAACCTTGTTGGAATATTATCATAACCAAAATAATCCAGAAAATCATAAAAATGTATTTGGGCATCCACCCAGTACGAATTTTCGTCCCGGGCTATAATTTCCTGTTGCCCGGATGTACTTTCTATATCATGCATGTCACCGACAATGGCCTCAAACATATCATTGAGTGTTACCATTCCCTGTAACGACCCGTATTCATCCACTACAAAACAAACGTGTATACCTGTTTTCTTGAACAATTCCATCACTGAATAGGCTGAATTGCTTTCAGGTACAAATAATGCAATACGGCAAAGATCTTTTAGTGTTTTTTTCTCGGATAAGGAAAATAGATCACGGTTCCGTACAAATCCGATGACATGATCCAATTCATCTTCACATACCGGATATACCGAAAAAGGGTGCTCCCGGACATAATCCATGACATCTGAAATTTGGTCGTAATTGGTATTCAACCAGAAGATATTCTTTCGGTGTGTCATTAGAGAACTGATATTCCGGTCGTCCAGATGGAATACCCGCTCGATCATTTCCTGTTCGGCAACTTCTATTCCACCCTGTTCGGCGCTTTCTTCTATCATGGCCCTGATTTCCTCTTCCGTAACCAATGTGTCCCGTTTTTTTATCCGTAATAATTTGACCAGTAATTTTGTTGAAACAGATAGTAGCCAGATGAACGGGAACATAATTTTGCTGAGTACATTCATGACCGGTGCCATATTTTTTGCAATGCCTTCAGCCTGTGTTAATCCGATACGCTTGGGAACCAGTTCTCCCAGTACCAGTGTAAAATATGTGACAATGATCACAATGACCGTAGTCGATAAAACCCCGCTTATGGGTTTAAGTGTATCGAAACGCTGGAAGAAGTCATTTAATCCGGCCTGTATACTTTCTCCTGAGAAAATACCCGTAAGGATACCAATTACAGTAATCCATATCTGTATTGTGGATAGAAAATTGTCCGGATGTTCCATAATTTTCAGAACATCTTTTGCTTTTTTGCTACCTTTCTCTGCCTGTACCTCCAGCTTTACTTTCCGGGCAGATACCATGGCCATTTCTGTCATGGAGAAAATACCGTTCAACAATATCAGTCCAAGAATGATAAATATTTCCATATATCGATTATATTATAATAGCTTCTTTGTAAGGTAGGTATGAATAATCATTTTCGTTGCCTATATTTAAGGTTCAATAGGGATAACATGTTACTAAAAGTGCTGACTGCTGCTGTTGTTTCATCGGATGGCACTGTTTTATTTATACGCATCATCATCAACATGTACAAGGCATTCAGGCAGACTTCAATTTCTGTTGTGCCGGGATTGGACTTTTTTTTCAGTTCGGCGATGTAAGGTTGCGCCAGATGATATGCCTGATTATATTGCGGTTCATTCAGATCGTTGATCAGGTTCAGGTGGAAATCATTCAATTGATGCGTTAGCTCCACCAGATCAGAGAGATGTCCGCCCTTCCGTATCTCTTCATTTTCCATCTGTCCGATCAGTTTCTGATACCAATCCTCCATCTGACGAATGACTTCGGAAGGTTGTTCGAATCGTGAAATTACATGTTTCCTGATTTTATCCATATCGAAATCATTGGCACGTATCAGATCTTCGATGTGCCACATATATAATATGTATTCGATAATATTTTCTTTTCTTTTTTGCTGCGCAATGATCATATGGACGTTAATTTATCAATGGTACGGCGTTCTTTTTTTGTTGGACGTCCGGCACCACGATCCCGTTGAACAAAAGCCGTCATTTTTGCTATATCGGCCTTGTCGAGTTCTTCTTGAGCGGTAGTTTCTATAATGTAATCTTTCACCAGTGATGCTGATTGCCGTTTGTCTACCAGTTTGACTATTTCATAGGTATGTACTACCGGTGGTTTTTTGATCATCAAAAGATCTCCTGTTTTAACATTCCGGGAAGGTTTTACTTCCATATTATTAAGTAATACGCGGTGTTTTTCGCATGCTTCCGCAGCTAGGTTTCTTGTTTTGAATAGCCTGACCGACCATAGAAATTTATCGATACGTACTGTTTGTATTTCTGTAGCCATTATCATTTATTGTTAAAAAAATTCATGGTTCGTTCTACCCCGATCGTGCCGAAACTTTTGATTAAATCCGATGTTAATTTCAACCGTTCGGGTAACGCTTTTTCTTCTTCATCCGACCACTCGCCTAATACATAATTGATTTGTTGTCCCTGTGAAAAACTACTTCCGATGCCAAAACGTAAACGGGCATATTCCTGGGTTCCTAAAACATCGTTGATATTTCTCAAACCATTGTGTCCTCCGTCGCTGCCCTTTGATTTTAAGCGTATGGTCCCGAAAGGTAATGCGATATCATCCAGCAATACCAATAAATGGTCCTGTGTTATTTTTTCCTTCTGTAACCAATAATTCACGGCACGGCCGCTTAAATTCATATATG encodes:
- a CDS encoding cob(I)yrinic acid a,c-diamide adenosyltransferase gives rise to the protein MKVYTKTGDKGKTALIGGKRVKKDHPRIEAYGTVDELMAHVALLMDLLNNKNDQEFLSWILERLMTISSILAAEGDIIKKIPELKPENVVLIEKKIDEMEAALEPLHSFILPGGHPVISQCHIVRTVCRRTERVIVALESEYSVPDPVNEYINRLSDYFFVLSRKIAKELNIMPKNWTPIVD
- a CDS encoding hemolysin family protein; amino-acid sequence: MEIFIILGLILLNGIFSMTEMAMVSARKVKLEVQAEKGSKKAKDVLKIMEHPDNFLSTIQIWITVIGILTGIFSGESIQAGLNDFFQRFDTLKPISGVLSTTVIVIIVTYFTLVLGELVPKRIGLTQAEGIAKNMAPVMNVLSKIMFPFIWLLSVSTKLLVKLLRIKKRDTLVTEEEIRAMIEESAEQGGIEVAEQEMIERVFHLDDRNISSLMTHRKNIFWLNTNYDQISDVMDYVREHPFSVYPVCEDELDHVIGFVRNRDLFSLSEKKTLKDLCRIALFVPESNSAYSVMELFKKTGIHVCFVVDEYGSLQGMVTLNDMFEAIVGDMHDIESTSGQQEIIARDENSYWVDAQIHFYDFLDYFGYDNIPTRFDTLAGFILNELEHIPKLGEKLEWKAFTFEIADMDGQRIDKVLVTLNPVVPEDD
- a CDS encoding DUF4924 family protein, with protein sequence MIIAQQKRKENIIEYILYMWHIEDLIRANDFDMDKIRKHVISRFEQPSEVIRQMEDWYQKLIGQMENEEIRKGGHLSDLVELTHQLNDFHLNLINDLNEPQYNQAYHLAQPYIAELKKKSNPGTTEIEVCLNALYMLMMMRINKTVPSDETTAAVSTFSNMLSLLNLKYRQRK
- a CDS encoding RNA-binding S4 domain-containing protein gives rise to the protein MATEIQTVRIDKFLWSVRLFKTRNLAAEACEKHRVLLNNMEVKPSRNVKTGDLLMIKKPPVVHTYEIVKLVDKRQSASLVKDYIIETTAQEELDKADIAKMTAFVQRDRGAGRPTKKERRTIDKLTSI
- the pth gene encoding aminoacyl-tRNA hydrolase; translation: MKYLVAGLGNIGDEYANTRHNIGFRMLDSLAAEEKISFADKRYGFVAEYKYKGRTFILLKPSTYMNLSGRAVNYWLQKEKITQDHLLVLLDDIALPFGTIRLKSKGSDGGHNGLRNINDVLGTQEYARLRFGIGSSFSQGQQINYVLGEWSDEEEKALPERLKLTSDLIKSFGTIGVERTMNFFNNK